One segment of Candidatus Poribacteria bacterium DNA contains the following:
- a CDS encoding pirin family protein, which translates to MALHARSPYRTVEAVGFRWTHVLQPDVSYYRNEWLFQRQVVGFDSPITNIGALVYCGHDDIEPGGMFGMHPHQGIEVISYILGGRIEHEDTTGAKGWLVAGELGHMVAGKGVRHSERNPDDELLSLFQIFVLLDPEHRYMEPSYQRFDADALPVESTDGVTRRRLVGEEGAIRMHMPVEITRFEFEPGGVWNQELRAGDECVVYADRAPLSVSVGGVHVELGARDELVLELSAAVPLSVHAEDASSGLIVTSPALR; encoded by the coding sequence ATGGCTCTCCATGCACGCTCTCCATACCGCACGGTCGAGGCGGTCGGGTTCCGCTGGACGCACGTGCTCCAACCCGATGTGTCCTACTATCGCAACGAGTGGCTGTTCCAGCGGCAGGTCGTCGGGTTCGACAGCCCCATCACCAACATCGGGGCGCTTGTGTACTGTGGTCACGATGACATCGAGCCGGGCGGGATGTTCGGGATGCATCCGCACCAGGGCATCGAGGTCATCTCGTACATCCTGGGCGGGCGGATCGAGCACGAGGACACGACCGGCGCGAAGGGTTGGCTCGTCGCGGGCGAGTTGGGCCACATGGTCGCCGGAAAGGGCGTCCGCCACAGCGAGCGGAACCCCGATGACGAACTGCTCAGCCTGTTCCAGATATTCGTGCTGCTCGATCCGGAGCATCGGTACATGGAACCGTCCTACCAGCGTTTCGACGCGGACGCCTTGCCGGTCGAATCGACGGACGGCGTGACGCGCCGGCGGCTCGTCGGCGAGGAGGGCGCGATCCGCATGCACATGCCCGTCGAGATCACGCGGTTCGAGTTCGAGCCGGGCGGCGTGTGGAACCAGGAGCTCCGCGCGGGCGATGAATGCGTCGTCTACGCAGACCGCGCGCCGCTATCGGTGAGTGTCGGCGGCGTCCATGTCGAGCTGGGCGCGCGAGACGAGCTGGTTCTGGAGCTCTCGGCGGCGGTT